GGAGAACGTTTCTCCTTCAGCGCCTTTTCTTTTTCCGTGCGATTATAAAGATGCCAAGCTTGGTCTTGCTCTACGGCAGTCATAAACTCATTCGGTAAGCGAACTGAGTTATTACTGTTCTGACCTGAAACGGTATTGTACGCTTCCGATTGCCAATCGGTAGTCAACTCCTCAAATAAGATTTCTTTATATCCTTGTTTAGCGAGATCGATCACTCGCTTGATATAATTATCCGGAATTAAGACTTTCTTTGCCTCAACAATGGCCTTTTTTAAGGCCGCGTTTTTCTTCGGATCAAAGCGATCCGGACCCTCAACCTCGTAGCAGGTTTTCATAATCGCATTCAGATGGCGGTTATTTAGTATCGATCCGGTAACGAGAGAGGCGACTTTCTTTTCTTCTTCAACTTTCCAATCTACGAAACGATCGATATCCGGATGATCCACGTCCAAACAAACCATTTTCGCGGCTCGCCGAGTGGTGCCTCCGGACTTAATCGCTCCTGCGGCTCTATCGCCGATTTTTAAGAAACTCATCAAACCGGAGCTTTTTCCACCGCCTGACAGGGATTCGTTTTCCGCGCGAAGATTAGAGAAATTGGTTCCGGTTCCGGAACCGTATTTGAATAGGCGAGCCTCGCGGACCCAAAGATCCATGATCCCGCCTTCATTTACGAGATCATCGTCTACACTCTGAATAAAGCAAGCATGCGGTTGCGGGTGTTCGTAGGCGGAGGCCGATTTAACCAGTTTTCCAGTTTTCGGATCGACGTAAAAATGCCCTTGAGATTTTCCGTCGATTCCATAAGCCCAATGAAGACCAGTATTAAACCATTGAGGGGAATTAGGAGCAGCCATTTGAGAAGCGAGCATGAAAACAACTTCGTCAAAGAAGACTTTGGCACTATCTTCATCCGTAAAGTATCCGTATTTATAACCCCAGTAGGTCCAACAACCCGCCAAACGTTCGAACACTTGCAAAGCTGAAGTCTCTCCGCCAAAGCGATCTTCCGGCTTCAAGGATTCTAATTTTTCCATATCCGGTTCGGAGCGTTGCAGCCAATGCGGAATTCCCTTTTCTTCCACTCGTTTTAAGTATTTAGGAATGCCTTTTCGTCGAAAATACTTCTGCGCGAGGATGTCTACGGCAACTTGCGACCATTGTTCCGGGACAAGAATGTCTTTTGCTTCAAATACAACGGAACCGTCCGGGTTTGAAATCCTAGAATTTCGTTTGGCCCAGTTAAGTTCTGCGGAAAAGCCTTCAGTTGGCTTAGTGAAATGTCTATTTAGCTTCATAGCATGCTCCTCATATGAAACTCCGGTCGGATATATTGCGTTTTTGGATTATGTCACGCTATCTCGACTTTCCAAATCTACCAAAGCATTTTTTACAAACAGTTCTCGTTTTGACTGAATTTTCTCGGTTCATTCTGGTTGGAAAAATGGCTATGTCTCAAAGAAATTTCATTGCCAACCTACCCCAATTCGAAAAAATAGGCGTCGTACCGAGGAAACTCCCCTTTAGCTCAGTCGGTAGAGCAAATGACTGTTAATCATTGGGTCGCTGGTTCGAGCCCAGCAGGGGGAGCACTCGGGCAAATCCCGTCTACTTCTTCTAAAATCCGGTCATTTGCAACCTTACTGACCGTCCTAACGCTTTTATTTTAGACTAAAAACGCCATCATTTGTTTAGGTAATTTTGAGAATATTCTCGTTTTCTATCCGAGCATAAAGCAGAATTTCCATTATTTCTAAACGATCCCGATTAGAAGGCTCAGCTCAAAATGATTCCAATCTTAGATTCGAGCGTTCGCATATTTCCCTGCACAATTTCCAAACCATTTTTCTTTTTAGGGAGCCGAAAGGCCCTAAGCGGGTTCTTAACTATACAGAGCCATTGATTCGGGAGAACGCATAGTGCGAATCAACAAAGTCCCTTTTATCCTCGTATATTTATTCCCGGCAGTTCTATGGACTTGCCACACCAAAAGCAGTAATTCCACCAGCTCGAACGATTCGGCGGCGGCGTTATTATATTCGGCCTACGGTGCCAGCTTTACTCCTGTCCCGACGTTAGGATGTGCCGATTCTTCCATTACGACGGTTGTTCGAGGAAGTAGCACCGCAGTTACGAGCCAAAACTTTACGTATTATTTTTATAAATTCGTGGGTGATAGCACTTCTACCGAGACGTTTACGGTCTCGGTCAGTTCTGGAGAAGCGGATCTTTGGATCGGTGCGGAAGGATACACGCTAACTCCCTCGGACTTCAGTAAAGTCGAGCTTAGAAGCGAAAATATCGGAAACGATACGATTTCGAACGTATCTACGACTAATTTAGCGATTCGTTGTGTTGTCGTCCCGGTCAGCACAGGCGGCGGCTTTACGCTTACAATTCAATAAGCGAAGATACTTAAGACTTTATCAATAAGAACCAAATAAAAAGGGAACCGCCGAAACTGAATGCATATAAGTTGAAAATTTTTCCCGAAAGAAACGCATCCCATTGTTCGGCGGTCATTTTACAAAACATCGCAAAGAACAGAATGAATGAACTCCCGAGGGGAATCCCGAAAGGATGGTATTTCCAAGATGCGGAAATTTCTCCTCTGAAAAAGCAAACCAAAGATCTGCCGATTCCGCAACCGGGGCAATCCGAGCCGGTCAATTGTTTCCACCAGCAAAGAGTAAACCAATGCTCCGATTCGGTGTCTAAGGAAAGATAAAATGATAACGATACTGCGGCGGCTATGGCTAGGAAAAAAGTTAGAACCGGTCTAGATCTAGCGAATCTCGAAAAGAAAGAAAAACCGACTCCAAATTGAAGTCGGTTTTCTATCGAAATCAGTTGATTAGGCTGCTTTCGCAGGGCCTTGGTATTTTGCATCCGAGAATCCAAGGATAAAATAGCCAATTCCAAGTACGAAGAACAATACGGCAAATCCTGCCGATTTCCCAAACGCTTTTGCAAGCTCTATCGCCACCAATATGAAGACGACTAAGTTAACGCAGGGTACAAAGAATAGAATTACCCACCAAGCCGGTTTTCCCACGATTTCCATCAGAACCACAAGGTTGTAAATGGGGATAATTGCCGACCAGCCGGGCTTTCCAGCTTTTTCATAGATCTTCCAGTTCGCGGCCAGAAAAGCGACGATAATGACCGCGTATATTAAGATCCCAACGATTCCGACTCCGGAATTCCCTTCCATATATTTATGCTCCAAAATTATTAAAGAATTTCGGAAAAATTACATTTTCTGAAAATAAATCAAGAAAAAAATGACTAAATTTCAGGAGATTCGGTCGACTCGAGAAGTCGCTTAATAAAGCGAAATTACGAATTTACGTGATTGAAAAACCTAAAATAACTCGTCGTCTTCGGCCGGAGGATTTGCGGTCCGGGTCGACCCTTCGCTTTTTGGAGAAGCGGTTTTCTTTTGGGTTTCTCCGGAAGCGGACTTCGATAAGTATTCGATTTTACCCTCTGCTTCCGCCAAAATCCCCTGGCACAGACTGCGAAGCTCCATTCCTCGCTCGTATGCTTTAATGGATTCTTCCAAGGTTAATTGGCCTCTTTCCAATTTCTCCGCGATTTGCTCCAGCTCGGATAATGCCTGCTCGAAGCTGATATCAGTTCTCTTTGCCACGTAATTCACCTCGATTTATGACACTTAATCTTCCCTCTGAAAGGATTACTTCGAGTTCTTCCTCAATTTTCACCTGAGTGGAAGAAGTAACGACTTTTTTTCCTTTCGTTCTAACAACGGAATAACCGCGTTTCAACGTTCCTAACGGGGAAAATCCCTCTACTTTACCCGCCAATAGTTGGAATTCTTTCCTTTTTCTTTCCAAAAGGGCTCGGAACGTCATAGGCAACCCGGTGGAATAGGGGAGTAAACGATTGCCCGCTTGCATTAGAAAATTCTTACTTAATAATTGAATTCTGGAACTAGTTTCATCCAAGCGAAGGATTCTGTCATTCAGCATGGACTTCGGATCGGTGAAAGCCATTTTATTGGTTAAAATTCTCAACCGCTCCGCCAGGTATCTCATCTGGTTTTTTAATGCCGTTTCTAAACGGGCTTCAAATTCCATCAATTCGGATTCCACGACCTCCATTTCCGGAACCACGACTTCGGCAGCAGCTGTTGGGGTCGGCGCAAATACGTCCGCCGCAAGGTCTGAAAGCACCGAATCGATTTGGTGCCCTACAGCCGAAACGATCGGAACCCTAGATTCTGCGAAAGCTAAAACAACTTTTTCATCGTTGAATGCGATCAAATCCTCGAAACTTCCTCCGCCTCTTCCTGCAATGATGACATCAACGTTCCAAGCAGTGTCGTTCAATTCTCGAATGGCATTTACGATCGAATCCGGCGCACCGTCTCCTTGTACGAGACAAGGTGAAATTAGGATATTAATCTTAGGAAAACGCTGCTTAGCGATTCGAATAATATCTTCGATTGCTGCGCCGGTAGGCGAGGTGGCTACGCCGATGGTCCAGGGAAAGGGAGGTAATTCTTTCTTTCGTTCAGGATCGAAAACGCCTTGAGCCGCGAGTTTGCGCTTTAAAGCTTCGATTTTAAGGAGAAGATCCCCTTGACCGACTTCCTCGACTTTGGCTACGTTTAAGTTATATTGCCCCCGAGGCTCGTATACGGATACGCTTCCATAAGCGCGAACCTCCATTCCATTTTCCAAAGGTCGCCCTTTGTATCTTCCGTTACTGTACGAAAAGAAAGTACATGCCAATAACGATTTCGGATCTTTTAAATTAAAATATATATGGCCTTGATGGGATCGAGACAGATTGGAGACTTCTCCCTGAACCCAAACGTTTCGGAGCAGATCCGGTCCGGTTAAAAGTTGTTTGACGATCGAGTTTACTTCCGATACGGAAAGCGGTTTTGAATCTTCCACGATAATTCCGTCAGCCATTCCTCATCGTACAAAAAAATCTTTCCGATACAACTTCCAGAAATCCCATAGTATCACGATTAGAGTGACTGCCACCGGTCCCAATACGAGTCCCATAATTCCGAATTGCTGGATCCCTCCGATTAGAGAGAGAAAAACGAGTAGCGGATGGATTCTTAGTTTTTTATCCAACATCTTAGGCTTGACCACGTTTTCCAACACCATGTAAAAGGTAAGTCCGGCAATCATAAATAAGCTCGCGCCTACGATGTTATTCTCGATAAACATGATGTACAAACCGATCGGCAACCAAACTACCGACGTTCCGATCACGGGTATAATTGAAAAGAAGGCAGCCAAACTAGCATATAAGAAAGGGTTGGAAATACGTGCAAATACCAGCAACGCATAAATCGCCGCCCCTTGCATAATGGAAACGATCAGATTTCCTCGAAATACCGTTTGAACTGCGGACGCGATTTTTCGACCGACTTGTTCTTCCAATTCGCGGGAGAAGGGAAGATTATCCAAAATGAATCTCTCCACCTTTTTACCGTCCTGATAAAGAAAAAACAGAAGAAGGAGAGAAAAGAACAGATTCATAATAATGCCGGCCGGCAAATCGATGGATCCTAATATTAACGAGGATGCATTGCTAAGAACAGCATACAAACTATCCAAGTTTAGAATATCGATATAGTTACGAGCAAAGTCCCCGTAAATTTCGGGTAATTTCACCCAAAAAAAAGGATTATCTGTGACTAAATCGGTGAGCATATTCAGGCTCATTAGGGTTTCGATAATCTTGTCTTCAGAAAGGGAAATTCGTATCTTAAATAAGATGGATAGCGATTCGTCTATGAGAGTTCGTATAACAAAGTAGGAAGGCAATAAAACGATCATGCATACGAAACCGATCATAATCCAAGGCGCTAGAAAATCGAGCTTTAGTCCGATCAATTTGCGCAACTGCTTATACTGTTTTCTCGTTGCCAGATACAAAATTAATGCAACTAACGAAGAGTAAAAATAAGGACGCAGAACGAAAAATAGCAGCGCCCCTGCTCCTAAGAATAATATCGCTAGAAGTATATTAAAGGCGGTTCTATTCGGATCATCGGTTCCGTTGCGGCCGACCATCAAAATCCTCCTGATTTTCTGTAAAATAATTTTACCAAAGAACCGGTTCCGTTCGGAGAAATCGAAACCGCTACCGTTTTCCGATTCATGCCTTCCACCAAATAAACGCTTTTTTCAGTCGATTTCTGATTTTGTAATACTTTAAAATTCAGGTACGTAAAAACCGTTTCGTAATAAATCTCCAATCGCTCCTTCGACAAAGGATGATTTAAGATTATCGCCGATTCTCTCGTTTCAAAAATTCTTTCGGACTTCAATTCGGTGGAAAATAACAATTTAGATTCTCTCGGCACGAAATCGGAAGGAATCGAAGAAGGCGCTTTGAACGGATTTTCCTGGTAAGTTAGCCGATTGTGCCGGAAAATCCTAGATTTTTCCTTTGCAACTCGTTGAGGAAGAGGGTCCTGTTCCGTAAAATTAGGCAAGGTTTCCTCTTGTGCAAAAGAAAGGGAGGTAAAAGAGAATATTAAAAGAAAGAAAACAATTTTCGCGCTGCGGAAACAAATGAGATTCACGAATTTTAGTTGAATCGAACACGCCCCCCTTGACAATCCTTTTCTTAAGCCCAATGGCCGGATTCGAATCAACCTTAGAATATCTTCTCGATTGGGTAGCCAATCTACCTCCTATTTTAGTTTGGCTATTCTTTGCCGCGTCCAATTTGACGGAAAATGTTTTCCCCCCTTGGCCGGGGGATACGGTAACGGCTTTCGGAGGATTTTTACTCGCGCGAGGAAAGATCGGTTTTTGGTCGTTAATCACGAGTACATTAGTAGGGAATCTGCTCGGGGCCTGGCTTATGTATTCCTTCGGGCATCATGTTCTGGCCTGGCTAAAACATAGAAACTTTCCGTTTAAAGCCGAGCTTTATGATGAAGAAGCTATTGAAAAGACTTTGAATTGGTTTTCCAGAAATAGCGTGATAGTAGTCATTTTCTCCCGGTTTTCCGCGGGAATCCGCTTCTTCGTTTCGATCGTAGCAGGAATGGTAGAGATGCATCCGATCCTATTCTTCTCCTGCTTTTCTCTATCCGTTTTAATTTGGTGCGGAATTCTCATTTATGCCGGCCATTATCTAGGAAGTCATTGGGAAGTCGTCATCGAATTCCTAGCAGTATACAACGAGATTATCTCCATAATACTGGTATCAGCAGGTATAGGGTTTTTAATCTATCGCCACAAAAACAGATCGAAAAAAACGAAGGCCCCTTAATCAGGCGCCTAAGGCCAGTTTTAAAGTTTCCAAGAATCTTTGATGAAGCTCTTTGACTTCTTCCGGTAATTCGATTTTTTGCGCAAGTTCCAGCAAAGCCTTCGAATCGATGACTTTATCTTCGAACCATTCTCCGGCCATCTCGCCGGCTATTTTTACTACCGAGGAGAGATCAAGAATTCCGTAATAAACTAATATCAAAGAAAAGCCTAACGCGCCGTCGGTAGGAATGTACGGTTTAATGCCTTTCATTTTCCAAGGATCGATACCGGTCGGTAATGCGCTTTGTACATTCCAACGCATTTCTTCGGATGGGGGACCCAATTCGGTTTTGTTAATTAAGACAAGCTCCACAGGATTTATATCTCCGTGAATTCTTCTGTTTTCCTCGGCCAACTCTCGGATCAATTTGGCATTATCTCTTGTGATCGCATCCCGCCCCAAAAAATTCAATCGATATAAGAAATCTTCCAGGTCTTTTCCTTCCAGGACTCCGGAAAGAATCATCTGGTACAGTGTAAAAATTAAATAATCGCTTTCGGTATTATCTCCTAATAATAGTTCCCTCGCGTCCTTTGGCAGATAGATTCTATCCCGAAGTAAAATAGTAAGCTTATACGCGAGTTGATCGAAGAGACTTTGGAAGGAAGACCCCGCGAACTTACGAACTCGTTCCAAAGCGCCCCAAACTCCATCCGTCAAAAACCGAGTCGGATGAGAAAGGGAATCCCAAAATTTATCCACCATTCCTTTAATGGTTCCTTCCAGATATTTTAAATGAAGGGATTCGGTTTTGATTCCCTGGGAACGAA
The sequence above is a segment of the Leptospira fainei serovar Hurstbridge str. BUT 6 genome. Coding sequences within it:
- a CDS encoding DedA family protein; translated protein: MAGFESTLEYLLDWVANLPPILVWLFFAASNLTENVFPPWPGDTVTAFGGFLLARGKIGFWSLITSTLVGNLLGAWLMYSFGHHVLAWLKHRNFPFKAELYDEEAIEKTLNWFSRNSVIVVIFSRFSAGIRFFVSIVAGMVEMHPILFFSCFSLSVLIWCGILIYAGHYLGSHWEVVIEFLAVYNEIISIILVSAGIGFLIYRHKNRSKKTKAP
- a CDS encoding DUF5684 domain-containing protein, coding for MEGNSGVGIVGILIYAVIIVAFLAANWKIYEKAGKPGWSAIIPIYNLVVLMEIVGKPAWWVILFFVPCVNLVVFILVAIELAKAFGKSAGFAVLFFVLGIGYFILGFSDAKYQGPAKAA
- the xseA gene encoding exodeoxyribonuclease VII large subunit, encoding MEDSKPLSVSEVNSIVKQLLTGPDLLRNVWVQGEVSNLSRSHQGHIYFNLKDPKSLLACTFFSYSNGRYKGRPLENGMEVRAYGSVSVYEPRGQYNLNVAKVEEVGQGDLLLKIEALKRKLAAQGVFDPERKKELPPFPWTIGVATSPTGAAIEDIIRIAKQRFPKINILISPCLVQGDGAPDSIVNAIRELNDTAWNVDVIIAGRGGGSFEDLIAFNDEKVVLAFAESRVPIVSAVGHQIDSVLSDLAADVFAPTPTAAAEVVVPEMEVVESELMEFEARLETALKNQMRYLAERLRILTNKMAFTDPKSMLNDRILRLDETSSRIQLLSKNFLMQAGNRLLPYSTGLPMTFRALLERKRKEFQLLAGKVEGFSPLGTLKRGYSVVRTKGKKVVTSSTQVKIEEELEVILSEGRLSVINRGELRGKEN
- a CDS encoding phosphatase domain-containing protein — its product is MTEEPERKLPRYTDKRRAAICGGTLGRENRYYIRGQVLDLNITEEMKDSSRWNLLTGLFEGQEKEITPFLDYGLESVRKPILLAEIVDESGNIVHRSPEIRGDESGFFFHEFTFPLLPGNYVFHIHFLKPDSYRQFGKDLAYLNIPGKHEIVAQSLIGKGALRILPEDYSGLVTTSDIDQTYLATDIHSNKGKISTLFETPEQKLPLPGMPTFLNELRENTNDTPLCFISASPHFFRRTLLQTFRSQGIKTESLHLKYLEGTIKGMVDKFWDSLSHPTRFLTDGVWGALERVRKFAGSSFQSLFDQLAYKLTILLRDRIYLPKDARELLLGDNTESDYLIFTLYQMILSGVLEGKDLEDFLYRLNFLGRDAITRDNAKLIRELAEENRRIHGDINPVELVLINKTELGPPSEEMRWNVQSALPTGIDPWKMKGIKPYIPTDGALGFSLILVYYGILDLSSVVKIAGEMAGEWFEDKVIDSKALLELAQKIELPEEVKELHQRFLETLKLALGA
- a CDS encoding AI-2E family transporter codes for the protein MVGRNGTDDPNRTAFNILLAILFLGAGALLFFVLRPYFYSSLVALILYLATRKQYKQLRKLIGLKLDFLAPWIMIGFVCMIVLLPSYFVIRTLIDESLSILFKIRISLSEDKIIETLMSLNMLTDLVTDNPFFWVKLPEIYGDFARNYIDILNLDSLYAVLSNASSLILGSIDLPAGIIMNLFFSLLLLFFLYQDGKKVERFILDNLPFSRELEEQVGRKIASAVQTVFRGNLIVSIMQGAAIYALLVFARISNPFLYASLAAFFSIIPVIGTSVVWLPIGLYIMFIENNIVGASLFMIAGLTFYMVLENVVKPKMLDKKLRIHPLLVFLSLIGGIQQFGIMGLVLGPVAVTLIVILWDFWKLYRKDFFVR
- a CDS encoding DUF2752 domain-containing protein produces the protein MQNTKALRKQPNQLISIENRLQFGVGFSFFSRFARSRPVLTFFLAIAAAVSLSFYLSLDTESEHWFTLCWWKQLTGSDCPGCGIGRSLVCFFRGEISASWKYHPFGIPLGSSFILFFAMFCKMTAEQWDAFLSGKIFNLYAFSFGGSLFIWFLLIKS
- a CDS encoding exodeoxyribonuclease VII small subunit — encoded protein: MAKRTDISFEQALSELEQIAEKLERGQLTLEESIKAYERGMELRSLCQGILAEAEGKIEYLSKSASGETQKKTASPKSEGSTRTANPPAEDDELF